The DNA region ACTGAGGAAGTAAAATGTTTCATTATCAGCAATTTGTTGGTTAGGGGCATTGTATAATCATTTCTTTGGCAGAAGATCTACCAAGTGCCCGAAGGACATGGTTCAAAAACCAATTGCTATTCAATGTTGGGTTTTAATCGAATAAGATCTGCCTAATTAAAGACCATCATCGGTTTTGTCCAACATTATCTCAACCTGTAGCAATTTCCAGAATGCAGAATGCATGGAACTCAAAttatagttaataaaaaatgggCTGGCATTGATGCTATTAGCATGTATTGcctaatatatatttcttctgCTTGACCTGAGGCTTACTAGGACAGGAGCAGATTGCGCGAAAACATTCAAAAGCATACATTCACCCACCATGAACAGATAAAACATGCTGAATCTCTTACCTTGAAGAGAAGATATCTGTAGACAAACCATCCAGTGTATCCAAGCCCCACCAGCTCCAAGATTTTGGGAAGCTAATAAAGTGGAAAGTCAGTAACTACGAGAACTGGAAAAGCATCTGTCTCCTCTATACTTGATTAAAAGAATAACCTACCAAAGGTACTGAGTTGACGGCACCAATTAGAATTGATGATAGCCAAACAGCAACTACTGCCCCTCCTCCATAGATAATTACTGTGGATTTGTTTTCTACCGCATCCCACTAGAATTGACAACAGATGCAATTCATTTCAGTCCAACTATATAGGGGATTCGAGAAAGGAATGGAAAGCCAGGCCAAAATGGGACCGTTCAGAAAGAGAAACACCACTGAAGAATGCCAAGCTGTCTATGAGAGTAGCGTGCCAAGCTTGTTTCTTACCTTTTCCTTCAAGTCTGTGAAAATCTCATTAGCATCGACTGGGGATTCTTCTGAAGAAGAGGCTCTGGTCTGGAAAGGAGCAAACCTGCGGGAATCTGTTTGAAAGGAATAAGAAACCTTGGTatataattacaaaatcaaaacaggAACAAGTAGTCAAGATGAGGAACAACGCAAGAAACTGAAAAGCCAACCGAACATGGTCTGCGAATGTGTTTTTAACCCTCGCATATTcttgaattgtatttttaacatcCACATGATCCAAGATGTCGTATATcctagaaaagaagagaaacaaaaaggaaagcCACATATGTTTTCCAGGTGCATATCTCGCTCCGTCCCTAACTTGAGCCCCATTGATGAACACCAGCTATGAAAGGTAAATTGAATTAGATCcactctataattttttttttcttgctgccATTACCATTCACTAGTTATCAGCAATTCACATAACCTCCTATTTTTCCTTCTACCCAACTCTCCGAAAAAATGCCACGAATCACAGTGGGGAAATCAAAAGCAATACTAGAGTTACCATGATTAAGCCACCAAAGATATAATCATTCCTATTTCAACTTGCTGGTGCTTTTATTTCAGGGAACCAACTGCAtccctttcaaaataaaatacttgTTTTCCCTTTACGTAACAAAATATTATGATCATAATCTACAAGGACATTGCTCTAACTGGAAATTCCACGACAAAATACTCTGCTTGGAGCAACAATTAATAATTCATGCTAAATTGCTTCCTCTCGGGACTTGTTTCGCAAATGAGAAAGAAACCCCACTTAAGTAAGCTCAAACCTACCACTTTATAGATATATGGGAAATAAATAATGTACTAGTTTAACTCTACCAGGAGACATTTCCTAATAGAAAATTGTGAAACTTGCGGGCCAAAAATGACCAAAGAGTAACGCcaattaatcattaaaaacttTCTATGATTACTGTGCACCGCGTTTGTTTTACATTTGCTTGTAAGTGggattttctttgctttgctttgtcTTCCTTGTGTGTATTCATGCATTCAACTTGAGTAAAGAATAATGAAATACCTGAGGCTGTGAGTGAGACTTGTTTGATGGGAAAGGATTGGGAAGATGAGGAGGAGCGAGGAGGGAGGTAAGGCAAGGCATAGCAGCGGGTGGCTCTGATGGCGGTGGCCGCCATGGAGGAAGATGCTGCCGCCGCAATCACCGTCGATGCCATTTGGATTTTCGATGTGTGGCGCTCTTGCTTCCTATCCTCTGTTTTTCGACTTTTCTCTTGTGtttgttttactttatttttctatccGCTCTGTTCTTTGTTTAATTGTATATTTATCCagtgatgatattttttgtgCTGTGTTTCGGTCATTGAATTAGATGAGAACACGTGGATTTGGTGTGCGTTTTGATTGGTCGATTCCCTATCTGAAAATCCACGTTTATGGCGCGCGCGCTCTCCCACATGGATGGTTGGTTTTATTGTGTGAGGGTCGCATTTCAATTCTTGCTTgttgctaagaaaaaaaaaagtcattaaaaaaaaagagagagaaaactcTCAGCTAACCAAATTCTAGTTTTCAATAACTacgattttaatatttatgaatttatcttTGAGAAGATAACTCAATGAAAGTGTTTTCTACCTTGAATCATGCTTGAAAATTCAatcattgtttttcatttcatgatttttgttttttttttgtgtatttatttttgtgataaaatagaaaatcctatatataaaaaatacatttttaaggtGCAAATTGAGAGGAAAAGAAGAATAAGGGGATTGAGATGACCGAAAGCTAAAATATATAATGggagatgaaattaaatgaggaaaaaataaatagagaagaagctcTTGGAAAAATTAACAGGGAATCAAGTtgagattggaaaaaaaatataaaatgatcacAATTCAAtaagaagataaaataaatttgtcttgAGATGAGCtcaaacaatataaatatagaGAAGAAATCTACACAAACAAGGACAGCAAAAGAAATAGACGAAACAAGACTAAAAACTAGAAATTTTtcatctaaataaaaaagaaatgattaatttattatacaaccacataaattttatttacaagCACCTTGGATTTTATAAAGTAACATTCATCAATGGTGTTACCCATCTAAACCTacattatttcaatttcaaagttGCAAAATCAAGTCACGGATTGTGAAAATAACTAAGAGCCTAAGACTGCACCcatgaaatatatcattaaaaatatcatatgataaatatcaaaattaattatgtaaaaaaaaatattaactatttAATAAGTGATTTAGtaataagaatttaaaattaaaaagtttgtttttttctgtggtctcaaattcaaatatgtggttgctaatataataacCACTGGAGACgtacatgatcattaattttcaaagtatgtgagattagtcgagatatacACACAAGCTAGTCCAAATAccatcttaattaaaaaaaaaaaaaaatcttttaactcGTATAAGAAACAGCATAGAAATAGGTCGTGGGTCTGTAAATGACTGTATTTCATAGCTTCAAAAATAACTTTGCCTATAAACAACAATCGTCTATTTTTAGACTTGTACCAGATCCCATCCTCCCTTGTGGGGCTAATCCACCCTAACACCTCGTTGGGTTGCTTGCCATAActaaacctttttatttctAATCAACCACTCCAATTGACCTAGAGAAACCGGAAAGGGACCTTCAAACAACTCTGAAGGACCCTTTCTCTCTGGTGCCAGTCTAACCTGTCATCCCCCCTCGTAACACAGCTGCTTTTTCTCCAGGCCACTAATCTCATCCTAGATATCACGACAATCCATTGAAGAATTCTGAGTTTCTGATCTCGTTGTGAAGCCACTTTCCTTTGTTAAATTAAGGTGATTTGGTTTACCTTATAAATAC from Populus alba chromosome 14, ASM523922v2, whole genome shotgun sequence includes:
- the LOC118041563 gene encoding protein CURVATURE THYLAKOID 1A, chloroplastic, with translation MASTVIAAAASSSMAATAIRATRCYALPYLPPRSSSSSQSFPIKQVSLTASDSRRFAPFQTRASSSEESPVDANEIFTDLKEKWDAVENKSTVIIYGGGAVVAVWLSSILIGAVNSVPLLPKILELVGLGYTGWFVYRYLLFKSSRKELATDIEVLKKKIAGTE